Proteins co-encoded in one Paraburkholderia edwinii genomic window:
- a CDS encoding ABC transporter ATP-binding protein, giving the protein MTNVTSAMPAPILRVDGLSVRYGKVEALHGARIEVRPGQIVSVIGPNGAGKSTLLNAIMGSLPVTGSAQGEILFRSRDVSALPVEQRVAGGMCLVPEKRELFATMTVEDNLVLGAYRRKKAGERNYLDQLDPVFGLFPRLKERRKQAAGTLSGGERQMLAVGRALMGKPDLLMLDEPSLGLAPLIVKEIFHIISALRETGVATLLIEQNARAALQVSDYGYVLETGELALEGAAAELAQNPRVIETYLGLTKKIA; this is encoded by the coding sequence ATGACTAACGTAACGTCTGCTATGCCTGCGCCGATTCTGCGAGTGGACGGATTGTCCGTGCGCTATGGGAAGGTCGAGGCGCTACACGGTGCGCGGATCGAGGTGCGGCCGGGCCAGATCGTCTCGGTGATCGGGCCAAATGGAGCAGGGAAGTCGACGCTGCTGAACGCGATCATGGGCTCGCTGCCGGTGACCGGATCCGCGCAGGGCGAGATTCTCTTTCGCTCGCGCGACGTGAGCGCGTTGCCGGTCGAACAGCGCGTCGCGGGTGGCATGTGTCTTGTGCCGGAAAAGCGTGAGTTGTTCGCGACGATGACGGTCGAGGACAATCTTGTGCTCGGAGCGTACCGGCGGAAGAAGGCGGGCGAGCGGAATTATCTCGATCAGCTCGATCCGGTGTTCGGGTTGTTTCCACGGCTGAAGGAGCGGCGGAAGCAGGCGGCCGGAACCTTGTCCGGTGGCGAGCGCCAGATGCTCGCGGTCGGTCGCGCGTTGATGGGCAAACCGGATTTGCTGATGCTCGATGAGCCGAGCCTCGGGTTGGCGCCGCTGATCGTGAAGGAGATTTTTCATATCATCAGCGCGCTGCGGGAGACCGGCGTAGCGACGTTGCTGATCGAGCAGAATGCGCGAGCGGCGTTGCAGGTTTCCGACTATGGCTATGTGCTGGAAACGGGTGAGCTTGCGCTGGAAGGGGCGGCGGCGGAGTTGGCTCAGAATCCGCGGGTGATCGAGACTTACTTGGGATTGACGAAAAAGATCGCTTGA
- a CDS encoding ABC transporter substrate-binding protein → MKSALRWMSAAFLCVAYHGAIAADVKIGITVSATGPAASLGIPEKNTTTLLPKEIAGQKVDYIVLDDATDSTQAVKNTRKLISEDHVDALIGSTVVPNSLAMIDIASEAQTPMISLAAAAAIVEPMDAKRAWVFKTPQNDILMATAIAQHMASHGVKTVAFIGFADAYGESWFKEFSKAAELAKIKVVANERFARNDTSVTGQVLKMMAQHPDAVLIAGAGTPAALPQRTLKERGYNGKYYQTHGVANNDFLRVCGKDCDGTYLPAGPLLVADQLPASNPAKEAALTYKHAYESVYGAGSVSTFGGHMWDAGLLLQRAIPVALKKGQPGTPAFREALRAALENTRDLPASQGIFNMSANDHAGLDQRARVMVQIVDGKWKLVSD, encoded by the coding sequence ATGAAGTCGGCATTGCGATGGATGAGCGCGGCGTTTTTGTGTGTGGCATATCACGGCGCGATAGCGGCGGACGTAAAGATCGGCATCACGGTTTCGGCGACAGGCCCGGCCGCCTCGCTCGGTATCCCTGAGAAGAACACCACGACGCTGCTGCCGAAAGAAATAGCAGGGCAGAAGGTCGACTACATCGTGCTTGACGACGCAACCGATTCGACGCAGGCCGTGAAGAACACGCGCAAGCTGATTAGCGAAGATCACGTCGACGCATTGATCGGCTCGACGGTTGTGCCTAACTCGCTCGCCATGATCGACATCGCCAGCGAAGCTCAAACGCCGATGATCTCGCTCGCCGCGGCCGCCGCGATCGTCGAGCCAATGGATGCGAAGCGCGCGTGGGTCTTCAAGACGCCGCAAAACGACATCCTGATGGCAACCGCCATCGCGCAGCATATGGCGAGTCATGGCGTGAAGACGGTCGCGTTTATCGGCTTTGCGGATGCGTATGGCGAGAGCTGGTTCAAGGAGTTCTCGAAGGCGGCGGAGTTGGCGAAGATCAAGGTCGTCGCGAACGAGCGCTTCGCGCGCAATGACACGTCGGTGACAGGACAGGTACTGAAGATGATGGCGCAGCACCCGGATGCGGTGCTGATCGCCGGCGCCGGCACGCCGGCCGCACTGCCGCAGCGCACGCTCAAGGAGCGCGGCTACAACGGTAAGTACTATCAGACGCATGGCGTCGCGAACAACGACTTCCTGCGTGTCTGCGGCAAGGATTGCGATGGCACGTATCTGCCGGCCGGGCCACTGCTGGTCGCCGATCAGCTGCCGGCGTCGAACCCCGCGAAAGAAGCCGCACTCACGTATAAGCATGCGTACGAGTCCGTGTACGGCGCCGGGTCAGTGTCGACATTTGGCGGCCATATGTGGGATGCTGGGCTGCTGCTGCAGCGTGCGATTCCCGTCGCGCTGAAGAAGGGCCAGCCGGGCACGCCGGCATTCCGCGAGGCGCTGCGTGCGGCGCTCGAAAACACCAGGGACCTGCCGGCCTCGCAAGGCATCTTTAACATGAGCGCCAACGATCACGCGGGCCTCGATCAGCGGGCGCGCGTCATGGTGCAGATCGTCGACGGGAAGTGGAAGCTCGTGTCGGACTAA
- a CDS encoding ABC transporter ATP-binding protein, which produces MILGDTILETRGLTREFKGFTAVNGVNLRVRRGSIHALIGPNGAGKTTCFNLLTKFLEPTAGQIVFNGVDITRERPAQIARRGIIRSFQISAVFPHLTALQNVRIGLQRALGTAFYFWKSERTLHQLDDHALDLLTQVGLADFADVPTVELSYGRKRALEIATTLAMEPELMLLDEPTQGMGHEDVDRVTALIKKVSAGRTILMVEHNMNVIAGISDTITVLQRGEVLAEGTYADVSKNPLVTQAYMGSADAALAGAHA; this is translated from the coding sequence ATGATTCTCGGCGATACGATACTCGAGACGCGCGGGCTGACGAGGGAGTTCAAAGGATTCACGGCGGTCAACGGCGTCAACCTGCGGGTTCGGCGCGGCTCGATTCATGCGCTGATCGGCCCGAACGGCGCGGGCAAGACCACTTGCTTCAATCTGCTTACGAAGTTTCTCGAACCGACAGCCGGGCAGATTGTGTTTAACGGCGTCGACATCACGCGCGAGCGGCCGGCGCAGATCGCGCGGCGCGGCATCATCCGCTCGTTTCAGATTTCCGCAGTTTTTCCGCATTTGACCGCGTTGCAAAACGTGCGCATCGGCTTGCAGCGCGCCTTGGGCACCGCATTCTATTTCTGGAAGAGCGAGCGCACGCTGCATCAGCTCGACGACCACGCGCTCGATCTGCTGACGCAAGTCGGTCTTGCCGATTTCGCCGACGTGCCGACGGTCGAACTGTCGTATGGCCGCAAGCGCGCGCTCGAAATCGCCACCACGCTTGCGATGGAGCCCGAACTGATGCTGCTCGACGAACCGACGCAAGGCATGGGCCACGAAGATGTGGACCGCGTCACGGCACTGATCAAAAAAGTATCGGCGGGCCGCACGATCCTGATGGTCGAACACAACATGAATGTGATTGCCGGCATCTCGGACACGATCACGGTACTGCAGCGCGGTGAAGTGCTTGCAGAAGGCACTTATGCGGACGTATCGAAGAATCCGCTCGTGACGCAGGCCTATATGGGCAGCGCCGATGCCGCGCTGGCCGGAGCTCATGCATGA
- a CDS encoding branched-chain amino acid ABC transporter permease → MDLSIAAILAQDGITTGAIYALLALALVLVFSVTRVIFIPQGEFVSYGALTLADLQSQKFPATCTMLVALGAACFVAEVAGLVRRPERRGNALRTLALLAGKYLLFPIAVYAVTRDLFMHPLPMIVQIALALLIVIPIGPLVYRLAFQPLAEATTLVLLIVAVAVHFAMVGLGLVMFGAEGSRTNAFSDATFNVGTLAISGQSLWVIGTAIVLIVALYLYFDRSIAGKALRATSVNRVGAQLVGIGTAQAGRLAFTLAAGLGALCGMLVAPLTTIYYDSGFLIGLKGFVGAIIGGLVSYPLAAAGALLVGLLESYSSFWASAYKEVIVFTLIIPVLLWRSLATPHIEEAEE, encoded by the coding sequence ATGGATCTATCAATCGCAGCGATCCTCGCGCAGGACGGCATCACGACCGGTGCCATCTACGCATTGCTCGCACTCGCGCTCGTGCTGGTTTTTTCGGTGACGCGCGTGATTTTTATCCCGCAAGGGGAGTTCGTTTCGTACGGGGCGCTGACCCTGGCCGACCTGCAATCGCAGAAGTTTCCGGCCACCTGCACGATGCTCGTCGCGTTGGGCGCCGCGTGCTTTGTCGCCGAAGTCGCCGGACTCGTTCGGCGTCCAGAACGACGCGGCAATGCGCTGCGCACGCTTGCGTTACTCGCCGGCAAATATCTGCTGTTCCCGATCGCCGTGTATGCGGTCACGCGCGATCTCTTCATGCATCCGCTGCCGATGATCGTGCAGATCGCGCTTGCGCTGCTGATCGTGATTCCGATAGGTCCGCTGGTCTACCGGTTGGCCTTTCAACCGCTTGCCGAAGCGACCACGCTCGTGCTGCTGATCGTCGCGGTCGCGGTGCACTTCGCGATGGTGGGTCTCGGACTCGTGATGTTCGGCGCCGAAGGGTCGCGTACCAATGCGTTCTCGGATGCGACATTCAACGTCGGCACGCTGGCGATCTCCGGGCAAAGCCTCTGGGTGATCGGCACGGCAATTGTGCTGATCGTCGCGCTGTATCTGTACTTCGACCGCTCGATTGCCGGCAAGGCGCTGCGCGCGACTTCGGTGAATCGCGTCGGGGCGCAACTGGTCGGCATCGGCACGGCGCAGGCTGGGCGCCTCGCGTTCACGCTTGCGGCAGGCCTCGGCGCGCTGTGCGGCATGCTTGTCGCGCCGCTGACGACGATCTACTACGACTCGGGCTTTCTGATCGGCTTGAAGGGCTTCGTTGGCGCAATCATCGGCGGGCTGGTCAGTTATCCGCTTGCGGCCGCGGGCGCCTTGCTCGTCGGGTTGCTGGAGTCGTACTCGTCGTTCTGGGCCAGCGCGTACAAGGAAGTGATCGTGTTCACGCTGATCATCCCGGTGCTGCTGTGGCGCAGTCTCGCGACACCGCACATCGAAGAGGCGGAGGAGTGA
- a CDS encoding ABC transporter permease subunit, with amino-acid sequence MKRLVRNGPFYLFLVALFALPVLPKPIHVPEYWITLLNYIGLYSIVAIGLVLLTGIGGMTSFGQAAFVGIGAYSTAYLTTQFGVSPWLGLIAGVLLTALIALVLGLVTMRLSGHFLPLGTIAWGLALFFLFGNLEFLGKYDGINGIPVLNLLGIDLETGRHIYYLIWLVVLGAAVSVQNLLNSRPGRAIRALRGGGAMAEAMGVDTAWMRVVIFIYAAVLAAISGFLYAHLQRAVNPTPFGLNHGIEYLFMAVVGGVSYVWGAVLGAAILTVLQDYLQTLLPKLLGENGNFEVIVFGILMVVLLQYARGGVWPLVARFFPRGPRAHVPDNAQPLPMRGKPAMGERLLSVDKVRKEFGGLVAVNDVSFDVKSGEIIGLIGPNGAGKSTTFNLVTGVTEPTRGTVMFRGERIDGFSSREIARRGIGRTFQHVKLLAGMTVLENVAIGAHLRGRAGVWRSIARLNRSEEARLMAEAARQIRRVGLEQHMNDEAGSLPLGQQRILEIARALCSDPVLLLLDEPAAGLRYQEKQQLAALLRRLRDEGMSILLVEHDMDFVMNLTDRLVVMEFGTRIAEGLPQDVQKDPAVLEAYLGGVE; translated from the coding sequence ATGAAACGCCTCGTTCGGAATGGACCGTTCTATCTATTTCTTGTTGCGCTGTTCGCGTTGCCGGTGCTGCCGAAACCGATTCACGTGCCCGAGTACTGGATCACGCTGCTCAACTACATCGGGCTCTATTCGATCGTCGCGATCGGCCTCGTGCTGCTAACCGGCATCGGCGGCATGACGAGCTTCGGGCAGGCTGCATTCGTCGGCATCGGCGCGTATTCGACCGCCTATCTGACCACGCAATTCGGCGTGTCGCCATGGCTCGGACTTATCGCCGGCGTGTTGCTGACCGCGCTGATCGCGCTCGTGCTTGGCCTTGTGACGATGCGGCTGTCCGGGCATTTCCTGCCGCTCGGCACGATCGCCTGGGGTCTCGCGCTGTTCTTTCTGTTCGGCAATCTCGAGTTCCTCGGCAAGTACGACGGCATCAACGGCATTCCGGTGCTGAACCTGCTGGGTATCGACCTCGAGACCGGACGGCATATCTATTACCTGATCTGGCTTGTCGTGCTCGGCGCGGCCGTCTCTGTTCAGAATCTGCTTAATAGTCGGCCGGGGCGGGCGATTCGCGCGCTGCGCGGCGGCGGAGCGATGGCGGAGGCGATGGGCGTCGATACGGCGTGGATGCGCGTCGTGATTTTTATCTACGCTGCAGTGCTCGCCGCGATTTCCGGCTTTCTCTATGCGCACTTGCAGCGGGCAGTGAATCCGACACCGTTTGGGCTGAACCATGGCATCGAGTATCTGTTTATGGCTGTGGTTGGCGGCGTGTCGTACGTGTGGGGCGCCGTGCTCGGCGCCGCGATTCTGACCGTGTTGCAGGACTATCTGCAAACGCTGCTGCCGAAGCTGCTTGGCGAGAACGGCAACTTCGAAGTGATCGTCTTCGGCATTTTGATGGTTGTGCTGCTGCAGTACGCACGCGGCGGTGTCTGGCCGCTGGTCGCGCGGTTCTTTCCGCGTGGACCGCGTGCGCATGTGCCCGACAACGCGCAGCCATTGCCGATGCGCGGTAAGCCGGCGATGGGCGAACGGCTGCTGAGCGTCGACAAGGTGCGCAAGGAGTTCGGCGGGCTGGTTGCCGTCAATGACGTGAGTTTTGACGTGAAGTCGGGCGAGATTATCGGACTCATCGGCCCGAATGGCGCCGGCAAGTCGACCACATTCAATCTGGTCACGGGAGTGACGGAGCCGACGCGCGGCACGGTGATGTTCCGCGGCGAGCGGATCGACGGGTTCAGTTCGCGCGAGATCGCAAGGCGCGGGATTGGACGGACTTTTCAGCACGTCAAGCTGCTAGCGGGCATGACGGTGCTCGAGAACGTGGCGATCGGCGCGCATCTGCGCGGACGTGCCGGTGTCTGGCGCAGCATCGCGCGGCTCAATCGCTCGGAGGAAGCGCGGTTGATGGCGGAGGCCGCACGGCAGATCCGGCGCGTCGGGCTCGAGCAGCATATGAATGACGAAGCGGGAAGCCTGCCGCTCGGCCAGCAACGGATCCTCGAAATCGCGCGTGCGCTGTGCAGCGACCCAGTGCTGCTGCTGCTCGACGAACCCGCCGCCGGACTTCGTTATCAGGAGAAGCAACAGCTGGCCGCGCTGCTGCGCCGGTTGCGCGACGAAGGCATGAGTATCCTGCTCGTCGAACACGATATGGACTTCGTGATGAATCTGACGGATCGGCTCGTGGTGATGGAGTTCGGCACGCGCATCGCGGAAGGTTTGCCGCAGGACGTGCAGAAGGATCCGGCCGTGCTCGAAGCGTATCTGGGCGGAGTGGAGTGA
- a CDS encoding branched-chain amino acid ABC transporter permease, protein MQRKALYVLLLLGLIVAPFAGAYPVFVMKVLCFALFAAAFNLLIGYTGLLSFGHAMFLSTAGYITGYVIQSLGTSPEIGVLAGTAAATLLGLIVGLFAIRRQGIYFAMITLALAQMVYFVFLQAPFTHGEDGLQGVPRGKLFGLLDLSSDLTLYFVVLLVMVLAFMLIVRIVHSPFGQVLVAIKENEPRAISLGYDTNRFKLLAFVLSAGLAGLAGSMKVLVLGFETLSDAYWTMSGLVVLMTLVGGMGTLFGPLLGAALIVSLEDRLGDIGNVIASATGIDWFRSLGESVTIVTGLIFIACVLAFRRGIVGEIVARVKPLRA, encoded by the coding sequence ATGCAGAGAAAAGCGCTTTACGTGCTGCTGCTGCTCGGCCTCATCGTCGCGCCGTTCGCGGGCGCGTATCCGGTGTTCGTGATGAAGGTGCTGTGCTTTGCGCTGTTTGCGGCGGCGTTCAATCTTCTGATCGGTTATACGGGGCTGCTGTCGTTCGGGCATGCAATGTTTCTTTCCACGGCCGGCTATATCACCGGCTATGTGATCCAGTCGCTCGGCACGTCGCCGGAAATCGGCGTGCTGGCCGGCACTGCGGCGGCGACGCTGCTCGGACTGATCGTCGGGCTGTTTGCGATCCGCCGCCAGGGCATCTACTTCGCGATGATCACACTCGCGCTCGCGCAGATGGTCTACTTCGTGTTTTTGCAGGCGCCGTTCACGCATGGCGAGGATGGGCTGCAAGGCGTGCCACGCGGCAAGCTGTTCGGCCTGCTTGATCTGTCGTCGGATCTCACGCTGTATTTCGTCGTACTGCTGGTGATGGTGCTCGCCTTCATGCTGATCGTGCGCATCGTGCACTCGCCGTTCGGACAGGTGCTGGTCGCGATCAAGGAAAACGAGCCGCGCGCCATTTCGCTCGGCTACGATACGAACCGCTTCAAGCTGCTCGCGTTCGTGCTATCCGCGGGCCTGGCGGGCCTCGCGGGTTCGATGAAAGTGCTTGTGCTCGGGTTCGAGACACTGAGCGATGCGTACTGGACGATGTCGGGCCTCGTCGTGTTGATGACGCTGGTCGGCGGCATGGGCACGTTGTTCGGTCCGCTGCTCGGCGCTGCCCTGATCGTGTCGCTCGAAGACCGGCTTGGCGATATCGGCAACGTGATCGCGTCGGCAACCGGTATCGACTGGTTCCGTTCGCTCGGCGAATCGGTGACGATCGTGACAGGTCTGATCTTTATCGCGTGCGTGCTTGCATTCAGGCGCGGCATTGTCGGGGAAATCGTCGCACGGGTGAAACCGCTGCGTGCCTGA
- a CDS encoding ABC transporter substrate-binding protein, with protein sequence MKRKTLARLTSLCFAAAAGIALTAGSARAADDVVKIGFITDMSGLYADIDGQGGLEAIRMAVADFGGKVNGKPIQILYADHQNKADIAASRAREWFDREGVEAVIGGTNSATALSTNQVAGEKHKVYINIGAGADTLTNEQCTPYTVHYAYDTTAQAKGTGSAITKQGGKTWYFLTADYAFGKALEKATADVVKANGGQVLGQVRHPLSASDFSSFLLQAQSSKAQILGLANAGGDTINSIKAAKEFGITKSMKLAALLIFIDDIHSLGLETTQGLILTDSWYWNKDANTRKWAQRYFDKMKKMPSSLQAADYSATMTYLNAVKAVGSTDPDKVMAQLKKTKIDDFYGKGYIRQDGSFIHDMYLMQVKTPAESKEPWDYYKITATIPGEQAFTTKQETRCALWK encoded by the coding sequence ATGAAAAGGAAAACTCTCGCGCGCCTTACCTCACTCTGTTTCGCGGCGGCGGCCGGTATCGCGCTGACCGCGGGCAGCGCGCGGGCAGCCGACGACGTAGTGAAGATCGGCTTTATCACGGACATGTCGGGGCTCTATGCGGACATCGACGGCCAGGGCGGCCTCGAAGCGATCCGCATGGCCGTTGCGGATTTCGGCGGCAAGGTGAATGGCAAGCCGATCCAGATTCTTTACGCGGACCATCAGAACAAGGCCGATATCGCTGCCTCGCGCGCACGCGAGTGGTTCGATCGCGAAGGCGTTGAAGCCGTGATCGGCGGCACCAACTCGGCGACCGCGCTGTCGACGAACCAGGTCGCGGGCGAGAAGCACAAGGTGTACATCAACATCGGCGCGGGCGCCGACACGCTGACCAACGAGCAGTGCACGCCGTACACGGTCCACTATGCGTACGACACGACGGCACAGGCGAAAGGCACGGGCTCGGCGATCACGAAGCAGGGCGGCAAGACGTGGTACTTCCTGACCGCCGATTACGCGTTCGGCAAGGCACTCGAAAAGGCGACGGCGGACGTGGTGAAGGCGAACGGCGGCCAGGTGCTCGGCCAGGTGCGGCATCCGTTGTCGGCATCGGACTTTTCGTCGTTCCTGCTGCAGGCGCAATCGTCGAAGGCGCAGATTCTCGGCCTTGCGAATGCGGGCGGCGACACGATCAACTCGATCAAGGCCGCCAAAGAGTTTGGCATTACGAAGAGCATGAAGCTCGCCGCGCTGCTGATCTTCATCGACGATATTCACAGCCTCGGGCTCGAAACGACGCAAGGGCTGATCCTGACCGACAGCTGGTACTGGAACAAGGACGCGAACACGCGCAAGTGGGCGCAGCGCTATTTCGACAAGATGAAGAAGATGCCGTCGAGCCTGCAGGCGGCCGACTACTCGGCAACCATGACCTACCTGAACGCCGTGAAGGCGGTCGGCTCGACCGATCCGGACAAGGTGATGGCGCAGCTCAAGAAGACGAAGATCGACGACTTCTACGGCAAGGGCTACATCCGTCAGGACGGCAGCTTTATTCACGACATGTATCTGATGCAGGTGAAGACGCCGGCCGAGTCGAAAGAACCGTGGGACTACTACAAGATCACGGCGACGATTCCGGGCGAACAGGCATTTACGACCAAGCAGGAAACGCGCTGCGCGTTGTGGAAATAA
- a CDS encoding branched-chain amino acid ABC transporter permease has translation MDIFGIPLPAMLSQLLLGLVNGSFYAILSLGLAVIFGLLNVINFAHGALFMLGAMLTWMGFAYFGLPYWVMLVLAPILVGLFGMLIERSMLRWLYKLDHLYGLLLTFGLTLVVEGVFRSIYGASGQPYDVPNLLSGATNLGFMFLPNYRAWVVVASLIVCFATWFVIEKTRLGAYLRAGTENPKLVEAFGVNVPLMVTLTYGFGVALAAFAGVLAAPVIQVSPLMGQPLIVTVFAVVVIGGMGSIMGSILTGLVLGIIEGFTRVFYPEASATVVFVIMALVLLVRPSGLFGKEK, from the coding sequence ATGGATATCTTTGGCATCCCGCTGCCTGCCATGTTGAGCCAGTTGCTGCTGGGTCTCGTGAACGGCTCGTTTTACGCGATCCTGAGCCTTGGGCTGGCGGTGATTTTCGGCCTGCTCAACGTGATCAACTTCGCGCACGGCGCGTTGTTTATGCTCGGCGCCATGCTCACCTGGATGGGCTTCGCCTATTTCGGCCTGCCGTACTGGGTGATGCTCGTGCTCGCGCCGATCCTCGTCGGATTGTTCGGTATGCTGATCGAGCGTTCGATGCTGCGCTGGCTCTACAAGCTCGATCACCTGTATGGGCTGTTGCTCACGTTTGGGCTCACGCTCGTGGTGGAAGGCGTATTCCGCTCGATCTACGGCGCGTCCGGTCAACCGTACGACGTGCCCAATCTGCTTTCCGGCGCGACCAATCTCGGCTTTATGTTCCTGCCGAACTATCGCGCGTGGGTGGTCGTCGCGTCGCTGATCGTCTGCTTTGCGACATGGTTCGTGATCGAGAAGACGCGTCTTGGCGCGTATCTTCGCGCGGGTACCGAAAACCCGAAGCTGGTCGAAGCATTCGGCGTCAATGTGCCGCTGATGGTCACGCTTACCTACGGTTTCGGCGTCGCGCTCGCGGCCTTCGCCGGCGTGCTGGCTGCACCCGTTATTCAGGTCTCGCCGCTGATGGGGCAACCGCTGATCGTCACGGTGTTCGCGGTGGTCGTGATCGGCGGCATGGGTTCGATCATGGGCTCGATTCTGACCGGCCTCGTGCTCGGCATAATCGAAGGCTTCACGCGCGTGTTCTATCCGGAGGCGTCGGCCACCGTCGTATTCGTGATCATGGCGCTCGTGCTGCTCGTGCGGCCGTCCGGTCTCTTCGGCAAGGAAAAATAA
- a CDS encoding ABC transporter substrate-binding protein encodes MNNTKPWIRAAVFAAFAAASACGAGTAAAQVKIGVTLSTTGPAASLGIPEKNTIALLPKEIGGKSVQYIVLDDATDSTHAVQNAHKLIDEDHVDAIIGSTVTPGSLAMLDPISESKTPMISLAASASIVEPMDAKRKWAFKTPQNDALMADAIAAYMEKHGVKSVAFIGFADAYGESWYTVFNAAANAHHLKLVANERYSRTDSSVTGQVLKMLSQNPDAVLIAGSGTPAALPAKTLKERGYKGKVYQTHGVANNDFLRVCGKDCDGELLPAGPILITDQLPDSNPVKQSSQAYKNAYEKVYGVGSVSTFGGHAWDAGQLLQRAIPEALKKGQPGTVAFRTALRDALENVKDMPASHGIFNMTAADHNGLDNRARVIVQIVDGKWQLQKD; translated from the coding sequence ATGAACAACACGAAACCATGGATACGCGCCGCCGTCTTTGCCGCATTTGCTGCCGCATCCGCCTGCGGCGCCGGCACGGCGGCCGCGCAAGTGAAGATCGGTGTGACGCTGTCGACGACAGGGCCTGCCGCGTCGCTCGGCATTCCTGAGAAGAACACCATCGCGCTGCTGCCGAAAGAAATCGGCGGCAAGAGCGTGCAATACATCGTGCTCGACGATGCCACCGACAGCACGCACGCGGTGCAGAACGCGCACAAGCTGATCGACGAAGACCATGTCGATGCGATCATCGGCTCGACCGTCACGCCCGGCTCGCTGGCGATGCTCGATCCGATCTCCGAAAGCAAAACACCGATGATCTCGCTCGCCGCATCCGCATCGATCGTTGAGCCGATGGACGCGAAGCGCAAATGGGCGTTCAAGACGCCACAAAACGATGCGCTGATGGCCGATGCGATCGCCGCTTATATGGAGAAGCACGGCGTGAAATCGGTTGCGTTTATCGGCTTTGCAGATGCCTATGGCGAGAGCTGGTACACGGTCTTCAATGCGGCGGCGAATGCGCATCATCTGAAGCTCGTCGCGAACGAACGCTATAGCCGCACCGATTCATCGGTAACCGGCCAGGTGCTGAAGATGCTGTCGCAGAACCCGGATGCGGTGCTGATCGCCGGTTCCGGCACGCCCGCCGCGCTGCCTGCGAAAACGCTGAAGGAGCGCGGCTACAAGGGCAAGGTCTATCAGACGCATGGCGTAGCGAATAACGACTTCCTGCGCGTGTGCGGCAAGGATTGCGACGGTGAGTTGCTGCCCGCGGGGCCGATTCTGATCACCGATCAACTGCCCGATTCGAACCCGGTCAAGCAGTCGTCGCAGGCTTATAAGAACGCGTATGAAAAGGTTTATGGCGTCGGTTCGGTGTCGACGTTCGGCGGACATGCATGGGATGCCGGCCAGCTGCTGCAGCGTGCGATTCCCGAAGCGTTGAAGAAAGGGCAGCCGGGCACGGTGGCGTTTCGCACGGCGCTGCGCGATGCGCTCGAAAACGTGAAGGATATGCCCGCGTCGCACGGCATCTTCAATATGACCGCGGCCGACCACAATGGCCTCGACAATCGTGCACGCGTGATCGTGCAGATCGTCGATGGCAAATGGCAACTACAGAAAGACTAA
- a CDS encoding ABC transporter ATP-binding protein, translating into MSTVTENENVETNGALNAEPALEIAGLQAWYGESHILHGVDLTVARGEVVTLLGRNGAGRTTTLRAIMGLTGRRTGSIRVSGRETIDLPTHRVAHCGIGYCPEERGIFSSLSCEENLLLPPPVGDAAHMMSLSEIYEMFPNLQERRMSQGTRLSGGEQQMLAVARILRTGASLLLLDEISEGLAPVIVQALARMIVTLKSRGYTIVMVEQNFRFAAPLADRFYVMEHGRIVEHFGSQELESKMPVLHDLLGV; encoded by the coding sequence ATGAGCACGGTGACCGAGAACGAGAACGTCGAAACGAACGGGGCGTTGAACGCGGAGCCCGCGCTCGAAATCGCGGGGCTGCAGGCGTGGTATGGCGAGTCGCATATCCTGCACGGCGTCGATCTGACCGTGGCGCGCGGCGAAGTCGTCACGCTGCTTGGCCGCAACGGCGCCGGTCGCACGACCACCTTGCGCGCGATCATGGGGCTCACGGGCCGCCGCACGGGTTCGATACGCGTCAGCGGCCGCGAAACGATCGATCTGCCCACGCATCGCGTCGCGCATTGCGGCATCGGCTATTGCCCCGAAGAGCGCGGCATCTTCTCGAGCCTCTCGTGCGAGGAAAACCTGCTGCTTCCGCCGCCGGTCGGCGATGCGGCGCACATGATGTCGCTCTCCGAAATCTACGAGATGTTCCCGAATCTGCAGGAACGCCGCATGAGCCAGGGCACGCGCCTGTCGGGCGGCGAGCAGCAGATGCTCGCGGTTGCGCGCATTCTGCGCACCGGCGCGAGCCTGCTGCTGCTCGACGAGATTTCGGAAGGGCTCGCGCCAGTGATCGTGCAGGCGCTTGCGCGCATGATCGTCACGTTGAAATCGCGCGGCTACACGATCGTGATGGTTGAGCAGAATTTCCGCTTCGCCGCGCCGCTCGCGGACCGCTTCTATGTGATGGAGCACGGCCGCATCGTCGAACATTTCGGCTCACAGGAGCTCGAAAGCAAAATGCCGGTCCTGCATGACCTGCTCGGGGTGTGA